In Fodinibius saliphilus, a genomic segment contains:
- a CDS encoding rod shape-determining protein, which yields MDRHTPKKKQNEKNKGWFDWLYTDIAIDLGTANTLIYSRGEGIVLNEPSIVALNMQNEPVASGHEARLMHEKTHKNIRTVRPLRDGVIADFEVAEQMIRGMIDKVKMKWYSGTRQMVVCVPSGITEVERRAVRDSAEHAGAKSVFLVDEPMAAAIGIGLNVHEPIGNMIVDIGGGTTEIAVIALSGIVYAQSVRLGGDELNDDIINYFRRNHNLLIGERTAEKIKCEIGSAAPLDEELDMVTKGRDLVNGVPRTRHVTSKDVREAISESVNTIVESITKSLEQTPPELSADILDRGIMLTGGGAKLKNLDKLIMETTDLPVHIAEDPLTAVVRGTGAILEDLEHYRTVIT from the coding sequence ATGGATAGACATACCCCCAAAAAGAAACAAAACGAAAAAAACAAAGGGTGGTTCGACTGGCTCTATACCGATATTGCCATCGACCTGGGAACAGCAAACACCCTAATTTATTCACGAGGTGAAGGCATAGTACTCAATGAACCATCTATCGTGGCCCTGAACATGCAAAACGAACCTGTAGCCAGTGGTCACGAAGCACGACTTATGCACGAGAAAACACATAAGAATATCCGAACCGTCCGACCGCTTCGCGATGGCGTCATTGCCGACTTTGAAGTTGCTGAACAGATGATTCGGGGAATGATCGACAAAGTAAAAATGAAATGGTATTCGGGAACACGTCAGATGGTCGTTTGTGTACCCAGTGGAATAACCGAAGTAGAGCGTAGAGCTGTACGCGATAGTGCAGAACATGCCGGGGCCAAATCGGTATTCCTGGTTGATGAGCCTATGGCTGCCGCTATCGGCATTGGCCTAAATGTACACGAACCAATTGGTAATATGATTGTTGATATCGGGGGCGGCACTACTGAAATAGCCGTAATTGCACTTTCCGGTATTGTATATGCACAATCGGTACGGTTGGGTGGTGATGAACTAAACGATGATATTATTAATTACTTTCGTCGTAATCATAACCTTCTGATAGGTGAACGAACAGCTGAAAAAATCAAGTGTGAGATAGGGTCCGCAGCTCCCCTCGATGAAGAGTTAGATATGGTAACAAAAGGTCGTGATCTGGTAAATGGCGTACCGCGCACACGGCACGTTACGTCCAAAGATGTTCGGGAAGCGATATCAGAATCAGTCAATACCATTGTCGAATCTATTACCAAATCTCTTGAGCAAACCCCACCCGAGCTCTCAGCAGATATTCTTGACAGGGGCATTATGCTCACAGGAGGCGGTGCTAAACTTAAAAATCTTGATAAACTAATTATGGAAACAACCGATCTACCGGTGCATATTGCCGAAGATCCATTAACAGCTGTAGTGCGCGGAACCGGAGCTATACTGGAAGATCTCGAACATTACCGAACAGTTATTACCTAA
- the mreC gene encoding rod shape-determining protein MreC, translating to MRFRIPRIADVKDHIITALLLITAVALMIGRYQGGLDNLRKVSITLFSYMEEPLSNVRVYRQALKTNTQLRKQNVLLLDELSRLRAAGQRNKELRKMLQFSSKSELPLYPVQIVVKELNQVTNSLTVDGGTNDGIERGMPMVSANGLVGKVIVANKNYSQIMPFFNTLFRVSAKLQKSNAYGIISWNGETIVELQLDHIPQTTEIDTGEVVVTSGLSNQFPPDIPIGKVTRTEPRQGKETQKVFLKPYVNLYELAEGFIVKFKPDTAITKLKKEYEEILK from the coding sequence ATGCGGTTCCGAATACCCCGAATAGCTGATGTTAAAGACCATATAATAACGGCCCTTTTACTGATCACAGCCGTTGCATTGATGATTGGGCGCTACCAAGGAGGGCTAGATAATCTTCGAAAGGTCTCTATCACATTATTCAGTTATATGGAAGAACCGCTTTCTAACGTTCGGGTATACAGGCAAGCCTTAAAAACAAATACCCAGCTTCGAAAACAAAACGTTTTGTTGCTGGATGAATTGAGCAGACTACGAGCAGCGGGACAACGTAACAAGGAGTTACGTAAAATGCTGCAATTTAGCAGTAAAAGTGAATTACCTCTGTATCCGGTGCAGATTGTTGTTAAAGAGTTGAACCAAGTAACCAATTCCTTAACCGTAGATGGCGGTACGAATGACGGCATAGAGAGAGGGATGCCTATGGTATCTGCGAATGGCTTAGTAGGCAAAGTTATTGTAGCTAATAAAAACTATTCCCAGATAATGCCCTTTTTTAATACCCTGTTTCGGGTAAGCGCCAAACTACAAAAATCGAATGCCTATGGTATTATATCATGGAATGGCGAAACAATTGTAGAACTTCAACTTGACCATATTCCTCAAACTACTGAGATCGATACCGGAGAAGTAGTTGTAACGTCCGGTTTGAGTAACCAATTTCCACCTGATATCCCTATAGGAAAAGTTACAAGGACAGAACCTCGGCAAGGAAAAGAGACACAAAAAGTATTCCTTAAACCATATGTTAACTTGTATGAGTTAGCGGAAGGATTTATTGTCAAATTTAAGCCAGATACTGCTATTACCAAACTCAAGAAAGAATACGAGGAGATTTTAAAATGA
- the mreD gene encoding rod shape-determining protein MreD, with amino-acid sequence MNPDRLKKIGLGILFLVIQVALFRHLKIYMVQPDLVLIFLLWYASRQDRTSAIIMAASLGFLQDALLDLWGLNMFAKTLLIFISYNFIPKNTQKQLLIGQAFLTILIGALVHNIIFLGLNWVIVNYTAEIFFWRHLIGNSSYTALIAAIIYLFRIR; translated from the coding sequence ATGAATCCAGATCGACTTAAAAAAATTGGGTTAGGGATTCTCTTCTTAGTTATTCAGGTCGCTCTTTTTCGACACTTGAAAATATATATGGTTCAGCCCGACCTGGTGCTTATATTTCTTTTATGGTATGCTTCTCGTCAAGATCGTACCTCCGCAATAATAATGGCAGCAAGCTTGGGTTTTTTACAGGATGCACTACTCGACTTGTGGGGACTAAATATGTTTGCCAAAACGTTATTAATATTCATAAGCTATAATTTCATTCCCAAAAACACACAAAAACAATTATTAATTGGTCAGGCTTTCTTAACAATACTTATTGGCGCGTTGGTACATAATATTATTTTCCTGGGCCTTAATTGGGTAATTGTAAATTATACTGCTGAAATATTTTTCTGGCGTCATTTAATAGGCAATAGCTCCTATACAGCACTTATTGCTGCTATTATCTATTTATTTCGAATTCGATAA
- the mrdA gene encoding penicillin-binding protein 2 has protein sequence MQHRKKKRTQVSIRVLQVGIIILGLIMLGRLVQLQLIQHDRYGPLSRQNSLRQEIVTPARGLIYDRNGNLLVDNQPIYTITITPASYKKKNTPILAELLNMSVEDIKERVKEAQTYSWYRSSRLFTEVDFKTFSIIQENIWRLPGIGHQVESKREYPIDSLDASHILGYLREVSKEEYLGTKNYHLGDKTGKSGLEMVYEDQLRGEFGTKYIKINAMGQNLGSYQDGAIDEAPSKGADLLTSIDTDLQLLAEDLLKGKIGAAVALDPDNGEVLSLASAPSYDIRKLAGRIDSTYWVDINSDTTDPLFNRAISSSQPPGSTFKPLMALMGLNMGIINSSTEIQNPGYYLRGRRYNDLADPGKYDVKKALQESSNTFFFWLMDKIATTKGLNQWHDLASSFGLGQRNDIDLPNETKGTLPDSTYLNRVLGEGKWGIGDQLSLGVGQGFVGTSPLQMALVAAQIANNGYHVQPHLVRAISKNDGTKLQTAPHKEKIEWLSKRSLKTVREGMRRVVTDGSGRYYADLDSIQVAGKTGTAQNPHGQDHGWFISFAPLNDPQIAVAVLVENGGYGSISAAPIASLMIEQYLTGEVKRSYVYDYVKNFEPRKQTTDEETPEVQTDD, from the coding sequence ATGCAACATCGTAAGAAAAAACGCACCCAGGTATCTATCCGTGTCTTACAGGTGGGCATTATTATATTAGGACTAATTATGTTGGGGCGACTAGTTCAACTACAGCTCATTCAACATGATCGCTATGGACCACTGAGCCGACAAAATTCACTGAGACAGGAGATCGTAACCCCTGCCCGCGGACTTATCTATGATCGAAATGGAAATCTGCTCGTAGATAACCAACCTATCTATACCATTACTATTACCCCTGCCAGCTATAAGAAAAAAAACACCCCTATTCTTGCCGAGCTGCTTAATATGTCTGTTGAAGACATAAAAGAACGGGTTAAAGAAGCACAAACATATTCTTGGTATCGTTCATCACGGTTATTTACAGAGGTAGATTTTAAAACTTTCTCCATCATTCAGGAAAACATCTGGCGACTGCCGGGTATTGGTCACCAGGTCGAGAGTAAAAGGGAATATCCGATCGATAGTTTAGATGCCTCCCATATCCTAGGATATCTAAGGGAAGTATCAAAAGAAGAGTATCTTGGAACAAAGAACTACCACTTAGGAGATAAAACCGGTAAAAGTGGTCTTGAAATGGTATATGAAGATCAATTGCGAGGAGAATTTGGAACAAAGTATATTAAGATAAATGCGATGGGCCAAAACTTAGGTTCTTATCAAGATGGAGCTATTGATGAAGCTCCCAGCAAAGGCGCTGATCTTCTTACCTCAATAGATACCGATCTTCAACTATTAGCTGAAGATCTGCTGAAAGGCAAAATAGGAGCTGCTGTCGCATTAGATCCAGATAATGGAGAAGTGCTTAGTCTGGCCAGTGCCCCTAGCTATGATATAAGAAAACTAGCGGGACGTATTGACTCCACATACTGGGTTGATATAAATTCAGATACTACAGACCCACTTTTCAATAGAGCAATCTCCAGCAGTCAACCTCCGGGTTCTACCTTCAAACCACTTATGGCACTTATGGGGCTGAATATGGGGATCATAAACTCCAGCACTGAAATTCAAAACCCGGGTTATTACCTGCGAGGCCGACGCTATAATGACCTAGCCGATCCCGGTAAATATGATGTCAAAAAAGCACTACAAGAATCCAGCAATACTTTTTTCTTTTGGCTGATGGATAAAATTGCTACAACTAAAGGACTGAACCAATGGCACGATCTAGCTTCTTCATTTGGCCTTGGGCAGCGAAATGATATTGACCTTCCAAATGAAACTAAGGGAACCCTGCCAGACAGTACCTACCTAAATCGCGTTTTGGGTGAAGGGAAATGGGGTATTGGCGATCAGTTGAGTTTAGGAGTAGGTCAAGGTTTTGTGGGAACATCACCGCTACAAATGGCACTGGTGGCTGCTCAAATTGCCAACAACGGGTATCATGTTCAGCCCCATCTTGTACGGGCCATTAGTAAAAATGACGGCACTAAATTACAAACAGCCCCACATAAAGAAAAGATCGAATGGCTTAGTAAGCGAAGCCTTAAAACTGTACGAGAAGGTATGCGGCGAGTTGTTACCGATGGCAGTGGTCGATATTACGCTGATTTAGATAGTATACAAGTTGCCGGCAAAACGGGAACTGCACAGAACCCGCATGGACAGGATCATGGCTGGTTCATTAGTTTTGCCCCCCTCAATGATCCCCAAATTGCTGTAGCTGTACTTGTGGAAAACGGCGGATATGGCTCAATTTCGGCCGCTCCAATTGCTTCATTGATGATCGAACAATACCTGACCGGAGAAGTAAAACGTTCCTACGTCTACGACTATGTAAAGAATTTTGAGCCCCGTAAACAAACAACTGATGAAGAAACTCCGGAGGTACAAACAGATGACTAA
- the rodA gene encoding rod shape-determining protein RodA, giving the protein MTNLRELSWSLIGLWTSLIGVGLVAIYSATQGPVAEFLPTYIQINFYKQLIAFGIAILLLIGLQFINPRTFQEGSYIFYGIGILLMILTLLFGKEVNGAKSWLVIGPFNLQTSELMKIATVLAVANYLTSRRNISAENIKSALTTVLIILVPTILVILQNDTGTAIIFASLIPVILFWSGLPYGISLFIISPAIIGYLTIIAWYWGLIAAVILTLLIFMLQRRTWLTFASFVTGIIIVIGIQVSLSQVLQPHQRARIEAFTNPSFDPQGAGWNVIQAKTAIGSGGLYGKGFMQGTQTQLRFLPEQWTDFIFCVIGEEFGFLGTSFVIILLLMLSIRLLKAAEAHKHPFAQLVIISVTTIYFMHFFINVGSATALLPVIGVPLPFISYGGSALITNTIMLGICLNLDFYKRQFSIYR; this is encoded by the coding sequence ATGACTAATCTACGAGAACTCAGTTGGTCACTCATTGGTTTATGGACAAGTTTAATTGGCGTAGGCCTTGTAGCTATCTATAGTGCCACTCAGGGGCCAGTTGCTGAATTCCTACCTACCTATATCCAGATTAATTTCTACAAGCAACTTATAGCATTCGGCATCGCGATACTCCTCTTGATAGGCTTACAGTTTATAAATCCGCGTACCTTTCAAGAGGGGTCATATATCTTTTATGGCATTGGAATTTTACTGATGATCTTGACCTTGCTATTTGGGAAAGAAGTAAACGGGGCTAAAAGCTGGCTTGTCATAGGGCCTTTTAATCTGCAAACAAGTGAGCTTATGAAAATTGCTACGGTGCTTGCAGTAGCTAATTATCTAACCAGTCGCCGAAATATATCTGCCGAAAATATAAAATCGGCCTTAACTACAGTTCTAATTATATTAGTACCTACCATTTTAGTAATTTTGCAAAATGATACAGGTACCGCTATCATTTTTGCGTCCCTGATCCCCGTCATCTTATTCTGGTCGGGGCTTCCTTATGGAATTTCTCTTTTCATCATCTCTCCTGCTATTATCGGTTATCTAACTATCATAGCATGGTATTGGGGTTTAATAGCCGCAGTAATACTTACTTTACTGATATTTATGCTGCAACGGCGCACCTGGTTAACTTTTGCTTCTTTTGTTACCGGTATTATCATTGTTATCGGTATACAGGTTTCTCTCTCTCAAGTTTTACAGCCTCACCAACGGGCACGTATCGAGGCCTTTACTAACCCCTCTTTTGATCCTCAGGGAGCAGGCTGGAATGTAATCCAAGCGAAAACAGCCATTGGATCAGGAGGGCTATACGGCAAAGGTTTTATGCAGGGGACCCAAACACAACTACGATTTTTACCTGAACAGTGGACAGACTTTATTTTTTGCGTAATAGGAGAAGAATTTGGCTTTCTGGGAACAAGCTTCGTAATTATCTTGCTCCTAATGCTTTCAATACGCCTTCTTAAGGCAGCCGAAGCACACAAGCACCCATTTGCTCAACTAGTTATTATTAGCGTTACTACAATCTATTTTATGCACTTCTTTATTAATGTAGGATCTGCTACTGCCCTGCTCCCCGTTATCGGGGTTCCTCTACCATTTATCAGTTATGGAGGTTCCGCCCTTATCACCAACACGATAATGCTGGGGATCTGCCTAAATCTGGATTTCTATAAGCGACAATTTAGTATTTACCGATAG
- a CDS encoding ribonuclease HII, translating into MDSSANINNGEIDRIHFEQRLWDEGFKRVMGLDEVGRGCLSGPVVAAGVIFEPDTFIDEIRDSKTLSLNERKALTLEIKDKAEYWTIQWCTPEEIDKWNILHASIKAMNRCAEKEGAAPDYLLVDGNRYNSGLCPHKCLVKGDDRSMTIAAASIIAKVYRDEWMIKLHEKYPYYGWDTNVGYPTAQHYSGLEEHGYTPYHRQSFNLRTDKVLEEE; encoded by the coding sequence ATGGATAGTTCTGCTAATATAAATAATGGTGAAATAGATCGCATTCATTTTGAACAGCGGTTATGGGATGAAGGTTTTAAACGGGTAATGGGCCTTGATGAAGTAGGACGAGGTTGCCTTTCAGGTCCAGTTGTAGCAGCAGGAGTTATCTTTGAACCGGATACCTTTATTGATGAAATAAGGGATAGTAAAACCTTATCCCTTAACGAGCGCAAAGCACTAACTCTTGAGATTAAAGATAAAGCTGAATATTGGACTATTCAGTGGTGTACGCCTGAAGAAATTGATAAATGGAATATATTGCATGCCTCTATTAAAGCAATGAATCGTTGTGCAGAAAAGGAGGGTGCTGCTCCCGATTACTTACTTGTTGATGGAAATCGTTATAACTCTGGTTTGTGCCCGCACAAGTGTTTAGTGAAAGGAGATGACCGTTCAATGACCATTGCTGCTGCCTCTATTATTGCAAAGGTTTATCGGGACGAATGGATGATTAAGCTACATGAAAAATATCCCTATTATGGTTGGGATACCAATGTAGGTTACCCCACTGCGCAGCATTACAGTGGATTGGAAGAACATGGTTATACCCCTTATCATCGCCAGAGCTTTAACTTGCGAACGGATAAGGTGTTGGAAGAAGAGTAA
- a CDS encoding vWA domain-containing protein produces the protein MHFKYQQWDERFSKGEYQSPFDSLWDTFQELLTIASGEVSQALQWLNQLDNEYGLTDDFDDYGIGDFIKELEERGYLERNPAQNTLQMTRKTERSLRRRSLEEIFDNLKKGEFGSHQTDHTGRGLERQPETRKWHQGDDITNIDSHSTMMNMLKHSNIEKLELREGDIRVHDTDHYTSVATVLLIDLSHSMILYGEDRITPAKKVAMALSELILNKYAKDSLDIVAFGNEAWKVNIEDLPYLKAGPYHTNTKQALQLARHILHRRKYANKQIFMITDGKPSCIIENGEIYKNSFGLDRKIVNKVLDEAVKCRRDNINITTFMIARDPYLQNFVRELTEANKGRAYFASLDTLGEYLFEDYIQNRKRRFK, from the coding sequence ATGCATTTCAAGTACCAACAATGGGATGAGCGATTTTCTAAAGGTGAGTACCAGTCGCCCTTTGACAGCCTGTGGGATACCTTTCAGGAACTGTTAACAATAGCTAGTGGTGAGGTTTCGCAAGCCCTACAGTGGCTCAATCAGCTTGATAATGAGTATGGCCTAACTGATGATTTTGATGATTATGGTATTGGAGATTTTATTAAAGAGTTGGAAGAACGGGGATATCTAGAAAGAAATCCTGCGCAGAACACATTGCAGATGACTCGAAAAACAGAGCGTAGTTTACGACGTCGTTCACTTGAAGAGATATTTGATAATTTAAAAAAAGGCGAATTCGGCAGCCATCAAACAGATCATACTGGTCGAGGCCTTGAACGACAGCCTGAAACGCGAAAATGGCATCAGGGAGATGACATAACAAATATTGACAGTCATAGTACAATGATGAATATGCTGAAGCATAGCAACATTGAAAAACTGGAGCTGAGAGAAGGCGATATTAGGGTTCACGACACCGATCACTATACCTCGGTTGCAACAGTCCTCCTCATTGACTTAAGCCATTCAATGATACTTTACGGTGAAGACCGAATTACTCCTGCAAAAAAGGTGGCAATGGCTCTTTCTGAGCTCATCCTGAATAAATATGCCAAAGATTCTCTTGATATTGTTGCCTTTGGCAATGAAGCCTGGAAAGTAAATATCGAAGACCTACCCTATCTTAAAGCAGGTCCCTACCATACAAATACGAAACAGGCTCTTCAATTAGCCCGCCACATTTTACATCGCCGAAAGTATGCGAACAAACAAATATTTATGATTACAGATGGTAAACCATCATGCATCATTGAAAATGGAGAAATCTATAAAAACAGTTTCGGACTGGATCGTAAAATCGTTAATAAGGTGTTAGATGAAGCTGTTAAGTGCAGACGTGATAACATTAACATAACAACATTCATGATTGCCCGTGATCCATACCTTCAAAACTTTGTTAGAGAATTAACAGAAGCAAACAAAGGACGGGCCTACTTTGCTTCGCTTGACACCCTTGGGGAATATCTTTTTGAAGACTACATTCAAAACCGTAAACGGCGATTTAAATAA
- a CDS encoding OmpH family outer membrane protein, giving the protein MLKRLLSISLICLFAVSITGISTANAQQDDLTIGYVDPQLILNKMPQMKAVQQRLQNFVEKKRNELANKQQDFQQQVSEYQQKESVISESAKRKEEERLGKLNAELQQFQQSIQQQVQQKQQELVSPLLDQIDTAISTVAANRGLTYVINKTTSQGDRIVLYTSADAESKYNITEEVMEELDM; this is encoded by the coding sequence ATGTTAAAACGACTACTATCAATATCTTTAATTTGTCTATTTGCCGTTAGCATTACCGGCATTTCTACTGCTAATGCTCAGCAAGATGATCTTACCATAGGATATGTTGATCCGCAGCTCATCTTAAACAAGATGCCACAAATGAAGGCTGTACAACAACGCCTCCAGAACTTTGTTGAGAAAAAAAGAAATGAGCTTGCCAATAAGCAGCAAGATTTCCAACAACAAGTCTCAGAGTACCAGCAAAAGGAGTCTGTTATCTCTGAATCTGCTAAAAGGAAAGAAGAAGAGCGATTGGGTAAATTAAATGCAGAACTGCAGCAGTTCCAGCAAAGCATTCAACAACAAGTTCAGCAAAAGCAACAAGAGCTTGTAAGCCCGCTACTTGATCAGATCGATACTGCTATTAGCACTGTAGCTGCCAATAGAGGGTTAACTTATGTGATTAATAAAACCACTAGTCAGGGTGATCGTATCGTTCTTTACACTTCTGCAGATGCAGAAAGCAAATATAATATTACAGAAGAAGTAATGGAAGAACTTGATATGTAA
- a CDS encoding OmpH family outer membrane protein has protein sequence MFKKLFSSTLVFLFAISVTAFAQPQIGYMNTQEVISNVPERSDVQEELNSFIQQKRQELEQQTAAFQDSVAEYQQNKSALSEQEVKETEQRLSQMQASMQQFQQAIQQQIQQKRSELLQPIYNRMNEAIDTVAEEKDLDFVLNETTSTGEKLVYFSSKTKLDITDEVLAQMKAISAKN, from the coding sequence ATGTTTAAAAAGTTATTCAGTTCTACACTCGTATTTCTTTTTGCTATCAGTGTTACTGCTTTTGCCCAACCCCAAATTGGGTATATGAATACCCAAGAAGTAATTAGCAATGTTCCGGAACGCTCTGATGTTCAAGAAGAATTAAACTCTTTCATCCAACAAAAACGCCAGGAACTTGAGCAGCAAACAGCAGCCTTTCAGGATTCTGTAGCTGAATACCAGCAAAACAAATCTGCACTGTCTGAACAAGAAGTCAAAGAAACAGAACAAAGACTTTCACAAATGCAGGCATCAATGCAGCAGTTCCAGCAAGCGATTCAGCAGCAAATTCAGCAAAAAAGGTCTGAACTTTTACAACCAATTTATAACCGAATGAATGAAGCTATTGATACAGTAGCTGAAGAAAAAGATCTCGATTTCGTACTTAACGAGACAACAAGTACTGGTGAGAAATTGGTTTACTTTTCTTCAAAAACGAAATTGGATATTACCGACGAAGTGCTCGCACAAATGAAAGCAATATCTGCTAAGAACTAA
- a CDS encoding OmpH family outer membrane protein translates to MIVLFAVQSATAQQQKIGYIDTDYILSQMSEYEGIQQQLESISSEWNARLEKMKNEVEQLKEDFAAKEILYTDKLRKEKKQEIEAKMKQRQQFLDQKFGAEGEYFRKQKELLEPIQRKIFNAVNSVAQRKNFDFIFDKAQKSDMIYSAQEWNLNKEVLEELGVTLNESSN, encoded by the coding sequence TTGATTGTACTATTTGCTGTGCAATCTGCAACAGCCCAGCAACAGAAAATTGGCTATATCGATACTGACTATATTTTATCTCAAATGTCTGAGTATGAAGGAATACAGCAGCAACTTGAATCAATAAGTTCTGAATGGAACGCCAGACTGGAAAAGATGAAGAATGAAGTTGAACAATTGAAAGAGGATTTTGCGGCTAAAGAGATACTCTATACGGATAAGCTGCGCAAAGAGAAAAAGCAAGAAATTGAAGCGAAGATGAAGCAACGCCAACAGTTTCTTGATCAAAAATTTGGAGCTGAAGGGGAATATTTTAGAAAACAGAAAGAACTTTTAGAGCCTATTCAGCGAAAGATTTTTAATGCTGTTAATAGCGTTGCTCAACGCAAAAATTTCGACTTCATATTTGATAAAGCACAAAAATCAGATATGATCTATAGTGCTCAAGAATGGAATTTAAATAAGGAGGTACTAGAAGAGCTTGGTGTTACGTTAAATGAGTCCAGCAATTGA